A single window of Candidatus Methylomirabilota bacterium DNA harbors:
- a CDS encoding 2'-deoxycytidine 5'-triphosphate deaminase: protein MTRSSAPGEPGFPPGVLPYQALRAGAAAGWIRATAALDDQQFQPASLDLRLGAVAYQLRASFLPFRESVEARLRHEDTDLVIDRLSLEAGATLQRGSVYLVPLLESLALPPAVRGRCNPKSTTGRLDIFTRVITDATPRFDEIGAGYEGPLYLEISPQSFPVRVHRGQSLNQLRLLSGQALLPDAGLAELYRNTPLLYDDDDRQIPLERVVFNEGLCMGVDLSGRRTGGIIGYRAHPNPPAVDLGRVDWYDPAEFWEPIKRPGRDAYILEANRFYILVSRERIRVPPDFAAEMVVYDAGAGEIRTHYAGFFDPGFGYGDGSVLGTKVVMEVRAREVPFLLYDGQISFKVLFERLASRPERVYGVGLNSSYQHQTLTLSKHFRRG from the coding sequence GTGACGCGGAGCTCCGCGCCGGGCGAGCCCGGCTTTCCCCCCGGGGTGCTTCCCTACCAGGCGCTGCGAGCCGGCGCCGCTGCGGGCTGGATCCGCGCGACAGCGGCGCTCGACGACCAGCAGTTCCAGCCGGCCAGTCTCGACCTGCGTCTGGGAGCCGTGGCCTACCAGCTGCGCGCCAGCTTCCTGCCGTTCCGGGAATCCGTGGAAGCACGGCTGCGCCACGAGGACACCGACCTGGTCATCGACCGGCTGTCGCTGGAGGCGGGGGCCACGCTCCAGCGGGGCTCGGTGTATCTGGTGCCCCTGCTGGAGTCGCTGGCGCTGCCCCCGGCAGTGCGCGGCCGCTGCAATCCCAAGAGCACCACCGGGCGACTGGACATCTTCACGCGCGTCATCACCGACGCCACCCCGCGGTTCGACGAGATCGGCGCCGGCTACGAGGGCCCGCTGTATCTCGAGATCTCGCCCCAATCGTTCCCCGTTCGCGTGCACCGCGGGCAGTCCCTCAACCAGCTCCGGCTGCTCAGCGGCCAGGCGCTGCTGCCCGACGCGGGACTGGCCGAGCTCTACCGGAACACGCCGCTCCTCTACGACGACGACGACCGCCAGATCCCCCTGGAGCGGGTCGTCTTCAATGAGGGCTTGTGCATGGGCGTCGACCTCTCGGGACGGCGCACCGGCGGCATCATCGGCTATCGGGCGCATCCCAACCCGCCCGCCGTCGACCTGGGTCGCGTCGACTGGTACGATCCCGCCGAGTTCTGGGAGCCCATCAAGCGTCCCGGGCGCGATGCCTACATCCTGGAAGCGAACCGGTTCTATATCCTGGTCTCGCGCGAGCGCATCCGGGTGCCCCCGGACTTCGCGGCGGAGATGGTGGTGTACGACGCCGGGGCGGGGGAAATTCGCACCCACTACGCGGGGTTCTTCGATCCCGGCTTCGGCTACGGCGACGGTAGCGTGCTGGGCACGAAGGTCGTCATGGAGGTGCGGGCTCGGGAGGTTCCGTTCCTCCTCTACGACGGCCAGATCTCCTTCAAGGTCCTGTTCGAGCGGCTGGCCAGCCGGCCGGAGCGCGTGTACGGCGTCGGCCTCAATTCGTCCTACCAGCATCAGACCTTGACGTTGAGCAAGCACTTTAGGCGGGGTTGA
- a CDS encoding zinc ribbon domain-containing protein: MPVYEYRCAGCGREFERYVATPTAGVTCPACASANVKRKLSLFAFKAEGAVSTAMPSGGSCCGGGCACH; this comes from the coding sequence ATGCCGGTGTACGAATACCGCTGCGCCGGCTGCGGGCGGGAGTTCGAGCGCTATGTGGCCACGCCGACCGCGGGCGTGACGTGTCCGGCCTGCGCCAGCGCGAACGTCAAGCGCAAGCTCTCGCTCTTCGCCTTCAAGGCGGAGGGAGCGGTGTCGACCGCCATGCCCTCGGGCGGCTCCTGCTGCGGGGGCGGTTGCGCCTGCCAC
- a CDS encoding ubiquitin-like protein Pup has protein sequence MAEQKKKETRPSKPSEGGDGAAAGSPELTKKGKKIKEDIDKLLDEIDEILEENAEEFVKSYVQRGGQ, from the coding sequence ATGGCAGAGCAGAAGAAGAAAGAGACCAGGCCGAGCAAACCTTCCGAGGGCGGCGACGGGGCGGCGGCAGGCAGCCCCGAGCTGACGAAGAAGGGCAAGAAGATCAAGGAAGACATCGACAAGCTCCTCGACGAGATCGACGAGATCCTGGAGGAGAACGCCGAGGAGTTCGTCAAGAGCTACGTCCAGCGGGGAGGGCAGTAG
- a CDS encoding MFS transporter has protein sequence MTGPPSPGAAGGRRQHRVVAAVWLVLAVAYGVFFTFPIFFVALLDEFRWSRALTAGALSMSTLLQGLLAPVAGIVVDRVGPRRVILAGVGLLGASAILAATIRTPWEFYVYTGVLGAMGIVAMGWVPMGVLLSHWVTERRGRMVGLAFSGMGAGIFVISPLSQWLIDHLGWRAASLALGLAVLVVLLPTAWFGTRDPVASAAEGTDGTRRSRAVDHTAARRAREATLAGALRARAFWALFAAYLLTPLAVFPVFTHQVAFAVDLGFPRLLVASIFGLMGLMSSLGRPLFGVAADRFGGAVSATVSFGCTAAGALTLIATEAWPHAGWLVAYAVLFGLGFGARGPIITAIATELFGGRRFGVIYGVLNVSNGVGAAIGPWFGGAVHDLLGSYRLVFLSSVFFSALGSACFWLARRRTP, from the coding sequence GTGACGGGCCCGCCATCGCCCGGGGCCGCCGGAGGTCGACGGCAGCACCGGGTCGTCGCGGCGGTGTGGCTGGTGCTGGCCGTCGCCTACGGCGTCTTCTTCACCTTTCCCATCTTCTTCGTCGCCCTCCTCGACGAGTTCCGCTGGTCGCGCGCCCTGACCGCTGGCGCGCTGTCGATGTCGACGCTGCTGCAGGGTCTCCTGGCTCCCGTCGCCGGTATCGTGGTCGATCGCGTGGGACCGCGCCGCGTCATCCTCGCCGGGGTCGGGTTGCTGGGCGCCTCGGCGATCCTCGCGGCGACCATCCGCACGCCATGGGAGTTTTATGTCTACACGGGCGTGCTGGGCGCCATGGGGATCGTGGCCATGGGCTGGGTGCCCATGGGCGTGCTCCTGTCCCACTGGGTGACGGAGCGGCGGGGCCGCATGGTCGGCCTGGCGTTCTCCGGTATGGGCGCCGGCATCTTCGTGATCAGTCCGCTCAGCCAGTGGCTCATCGATCACCTGGGCTGGCGCGCGGCCAGCCTGGCGCTCGGCCTGGCCGTGCTCGTCGTCTTGCTGCCGACCGCGTGGTTCGGCACGCGGGATCCCGTGGCGTCGGCGGCGGAGGGCACCGACGGAACGCGGCGCTCGCGCGCCGTGGATCATACCGCCGCGCGCCGCGCGCGGGAGGCGACCCTGGCCGGCGCGCTGCGCGCACGCGCGTTTTGGGCGCTGTTCGCCGCGTACCTCCTCACGCCCCTGGCCGTCTTTCCCGTCTTCACGCACCAGGTGGCGTTCGCCGTGGACCTGGGCTTCCCGCGGCTGCTGGTGGCCTCGATCTTCGGGCTGATGGGGTTGATGTCGAGTCTGGGCCGCCCGCTCTTCGGCGTGGCCGCCGACCGGTTCGGGGGCGCGGTCTCCGCCACGGTCTCCTTCGGCTGCACCGCCGCGGGCGCCCTCACGTTGATCGCGACGGAAGCCTGGCCCCACGCGGGATGGCTCGTGGCCTACGCCGTGCTGTTCGGGCTCGGCTTCGGCGCCCGGGGTCCGATCATCACCGCCATCGCCACGGAGCTGTTCGGCGGCCGCCGTTTCGGCGTGATCTACGGTGTGCTGAACGTGTCCAACGGCGTGGGCGCCGCCATCGGGCCCTGGTTCGGAGGCGCGGTGCACGACCTCCTGGGGTCCTACCGTCTGGTGTTCCTGTCGTCGGTGTTCTTCAGCGCGCTCGGCTCGGCCTGCTTCTGGCTGGCCCGCCGTCGGACGCCTTGA